A genome region from Halorussus pelagicus includes the following:
- a CDS encoding S8 family serine peptidase, producing MTDDRLSAIVFSVLLVVSAATAAVPAAAVTSAGSLSVGNTAGNTSGNTPTTTLTETTTTAGNTATTTVVETTTTADNTATTTLTETTTTTTVDDTSNETTGQQTLPVPKSDPKVSSSLLTRVESSERGPSAQSVGGTEFVQVVVRATPGRSDDVAGLVGTNGGDVQVRHENLVQARVPAAAVQALADSGAVEFVRQPQKAFTTDVTSAGLENMDVGNVHDANYTGDNVTVAVVDLGFDVTNPEISDQLVNWRNFSSPDSPRTMANESGLHGTGTAELVADTAPNASIVAAKVNYPLELYEAIDWIRENTSADVVSMSVGWYNVGPLDGTAEMNREIGESVDSGTPWVISAGNEANGGHWNGTWSDRDDNQWMNFDGLDERMNVTPAGGSGSVQMAISWDDWSASDEDYDAILVNESNEIVASSSNVQNGTQRPTEYISHYASENVYLRLWNADANGSADFDVFFGGSADPEYDTDARSITVPATGPRAITVGAVHYSNNELEGFSSRGPTIDGRLKPDVVAPDGVPTDVYPDGFYGTSAAAPHTAGVVGLMLDADRTLTPAEVKSRLQSSATPLRRTEPNNETGYGLVDADGAIPSVEETSPNHVEYAGTVLDADGNPSTDDGVYADDTTSESSHLAVTNSSGNFSVAGIDSRTRYSVGYFQDWNATTVFPQDGTADIYVLDDVNATEDVNVGSRTVPDASLLDVQVVDEDGNPVPEASVSVTHHRLGASTGLGNLSMNSQGYITPGEGRGIEMTGNVTVEVTPPDNGLYVNQTYTRDLDVTSDTDLTVTLEDDAVSYSGQIRETDGDPAVNDDVVAAQRAGRDKFSTTTDDTGNFSVRAADENLAYAIRYYQGDRDQHGSEFMPRDGSPDLYTVDLVNGTNSTDIGNTTLPEAHVLNVSVVDASGDPVPNVTVYVGHVRSEDGIGAGTGFFTPTGENGAISPGDAPGIEVLGDVTARVHAPDSDRFVDQIYSRNFRDLSSDANVTFRLQEKVDVSGQVNAPDGNPVNESFVSFDSPSSSRFLYDYTNADGGFTVSDVYTGQPYSATFFQGFGSDDNPYPHDGVPDVYALDSVNATADADLGQLDLPNASMLNVRVVDEVGRPVENASVDITHHHANATALFAFTPTDAEGYMTPRRTGRRGMEFAGNVSLAVSPPENSTRFPNQTQNKSFTLTDDRNVTVTLETPEPTISAFDVTAIGQDTDVTFVSSEQLSNVTVGLGGDASGTLTRADFTENESGPYIYRANVSEGQDGTFEATLLDAEDADGNEGASGQTDSVTVDLNAPTLSVNLTDATDGNGVVNDGDEVRIEATVTDNGSDIDAVTADATELAAGSVTLAHASGDTYAATVTVADAGNGTQNVTVTATDGNENANSESGSVVADNAGANIPYFNLQSFVNQENELELTFNSDEKLKATRLTLSDGDGNVVKNVTRLSTDKSLDSYEYNTTFTVSSDGRYRATLEEATDAAGNENFTGTTTDTTTVDTTAPTVSNFSAEMYPGSVRVSFESSEDLDTSAIAVELINGSGQTASTVTSFYKLSGTYRAQHDIPSGLDETWTANLTRAEDNHGNDGADGQTDTTPADTTAPNISDLDATLDDETVTVTFDSDEPLNQTLTTVTVTNANQSEVATLESFEVSGSYTYTATYEVQSRVEESHTVELTSVSDRYWNGATYDPVANVEVDTRAPTVANFDVVADGQNVDVVLDTDEDLSELNVSLGGDADGTLSLAAFDETYDSASNLYTYRANVSAGRDGTFEATLRNATDDDGNVRVRGQTDSVTVDVTAPTLSVNLTDATDGDGVVNDGDEVRIETTATDSDTGVDSVTADATGLGAGSVTLAHASGDTYAATVTVADAGNGTRTVTVTATDGNENANSEDDSVVADNEAPHIRQLDISSYDSEKSVEISLVTEEELDTLRLSLAESDGNVLKSLEKNDMAVRDVSVGYKYQFSNVTDNDGTYRATLEEATDAAGNENFTGATTDTTTVDTTAPTISNFSAKMYPGSVRVSLDSSEELNTSALAVELTDASGQTVGTVSSFSRYGETYYAQYDVSSGLDETWTATLTRAEDDDGNDGADGQTDTTPADTTAPNISDLDATFADEMVTVTFDSDEPLNQTLTTVTVTNANQSEVATLESFEVSGSYTYTATYEVQSRVEESHTVELTSVSDRYWNGATYDPVANVEVDTRAPTVANFDVVADGQNVDVVLDTDEDLSELNVSLGGDADGTLSLAAFDETYDSASNLYTYRANVSAGRGGTFEATLRNATDDDGNVRVRGQTDSVFVDVTAPTVNTRLVSVGTTNGWHTSAVEVNVSAFDATSGVAETEYRVGGDWQTYDGNVTMSADGRHTVEYRSTDEVGNAETGSVSFKIDTFTPTTSLTTNVTENRRGWYTSDVNVTLSAVERPGGLNATKYRLNGSEQWTEYDESEGIELTTDGEYTVEFYSVDEAGNRETTQSETIKIDTQKPTVSGTHLSNRTEILPEHGVPVTVNATDNIGVAEIEVGGDRIGTDGDGFAQAASPLGNHTFEVVVRDAAGNEKVVQTAEYSVGQNVEMSETANDTLAAETNDTNVNEVSIETKTDTGEANVTVGTATTNPDPERTVTNGTSLYFPQIDTSVSNDNIGNATVTVTVEQSRVRQRYITPGTVKFWVEEENESTGWEKVDAERVDASETDGTYTYEIEAPHFSTYAITGEQESTPPTASLAVATDDLTPGDVTLSGSYADDYSGVDPANVTLRFEGENGGEDVTSEATVTDGEVSFTRNLSAGSYEAALVVTDDAGNSLPEPETVSFTVANESSVGSDGGSSGGGGGGGGGAVDIPVPDVRDDVTDLSPSGFRGKILSARSDSPGRLSPEGGVSAGDLTVRRVSIRPSSEDPVSEFYVDASVAASAPGGAGAPDVPTLGYVEVATTDLSASALERAGVKFSVPASAAAAPENVALYRLSGESWEAVETEVVETGGGQYVLRGTAASTGTFAVGVRSGALSVTDASVGATSVEPGERVEVTATVENDGSGTASDTAAVSVDGEVVAEKSVELAGGESKRLTFEVALDLPGERELAVDGESAGLVSVADNGTDAGSGDADGTASETTDGGSGSIPGFGVSTALAALLAGLVAARRRLD from the coding sequence ATGACCGACGACCGCCTCTCCGCAATCGTCTTCTCGGTTCTACTGGTCGTCTCGGCCGCGACTGCGGCAGTTCCGGCCGCGGCAGTCACCTCCGCGGGGTCGCTTTCGGTCGGGAACACCGCCGGGAACACGTCGGGCAACACCCCGACGACGACTCTCACGGAAACGACTACGACGGCGGGCAATACGGCGACCACGACGGTCGTAGAAACGACCACGACAGCAGATAACACTGCAACGACGACTCTCACGGAAACGACCACGACGACTACCGTTGACGACACGTCGAACGAGACGACGGGACAGCAGACCCTGCCAGTACCGAAGTCCGACCCCAAGGTCTCGTCGTCGCTTCTCACTCGGGTCGAATCGAGCGAGCGCGGCCCGTCCGCTCAGAGCGTCGGCGGCACCGAGTTCGTTCAGGTCGTCGTTCGGGCGACGCCCGGCCGGAGCGACGACGTTGCCGGACTGGTCGGCACGAACGGCGGCGACGTACAGGTCCGCCACGAGAACTTGGTGCAGGCGCGCGTCCCCGCGGCGGCCGTACAGGCGCTCGCCGACTCTGGCGCGGTCGAGTTCGTTCGCCAGCCACAGAAGGCGTTCACCACCGATGTCACGAGCGCCGGGTTGGAGAACATGGACGTGGGCAACGTCCACGACGCGAACTACACCGGCGACAACGTAACCGTCGCAGTGGTTGACCTCGGGTTCGACGTTACGAACCCCGAAATCTCGGACCAACTCGTGAACTGGCGGAACTTCAGTTCACCGGATAGCCCCCGAACGATGGCGAACGAGAGCGGTCTCCACGGTACCGGGACGGCGGAACTCGTGGCCGACACCGCACCGAACGCCTCCATCGTCGCGGCGAAGGTGAACTACCCGCTCGAACTGTACGAGGCAATCGACTGGATACGGGAGAACACGTCCGCCGACGTGGTCTCGATGTCGGTCGGCTGGTACAACGTCGGTCCGCTTGACGGAACCGCCGAAATGAACCGCGAGATTGGAGAGTCGGTTGATTCGGGCACGCCGTGGGTCATCTCCGCTGGCAACGAGGCGAACGGCGGCCATTGGAACGGTACGTGGTCGGACCGCGACGACAACCAGTGGATGAACTTCGACGGACTCGACGAGCGAATGAACGTCACTCCGGCCGGTGGTTCGGGGAGCGTTCAGATGGCGATTAGCTGGGACGACTGGTCCGCTAGCGACGAGGACTACGATGCGATACTCGTCAACGAGAGCAACGAAATCGTCGCCTCCTCGTCAAACGTTCAGAACGGGACACAGCGACCGACGGAGTACATCTCTCACTACGCCTCCGAGAACGTCTACCTGCGGCTCTGGAACGCCGACGCCAACGGGTCGGCGGATTTCGACGTGTTCTTCGGGGGGAGCGCCGACCCCGAGTACGACACGGACGCGCGGAGCATCACCGTCCCGGCGACTGGTCCGCGCGCCATCACGGTCGGGGCAGTCCACTACAGCAATAACGAACTCGAAGGCTTCTCCTCTCGGGGACCGACCATCGACGGCCGCCTCAAGCCCGACGTGGTCGCGCCCGACGGCGTCCCGACGGACGTGTATCCCGACGGCTTCTACGGCACCTCTGCCGCCGCACCCCACACCGCTGGCGTCGTCGGGTTGATGCTTGACGCCGACCGGACTCTCACGCCCGCCGAGGTCAAGTCGCGGCTTCAGTCTTCGGCGACGCCGCTTCGCCGCACCGAACCGAACAACGAGACCGGATACGGACTCGTCGATGCCGACGGGGCGATTCCCTCGGTCGAGGAAACGTCACCCAACCACGTCGAGTATGCCGGGACCGTCTTGGACGCCGACGGCAACCCCTCCACCGACGACGGAGTCTACGCCGATGATACGACCTCGGAGAGTAGCCACCTCGCCGTCACGAACTCGTCGGGGAACTTCTCAGTAGCGGGCATCGACTCCAGAACGCGCTACAGCGTCGGCTACTTCCAAGACTGGAACGCGACCACCGTCTTTCCGCAGGACGGGACCGCCGACATCTACGTCCTCGACGACGTGAACGCCACCGAGGACGTGAACGTCGGCTCTCGGACGGTACCGGACGCATCGCTCCTCGACGTGCAGGTCGTGGACGAGGACGGCAACCCTGTTCCCGAAGCGAGCGTCTCGGTCACGCATCACCGTCTCGGCGCCTCCACCGGCTTGGGTAACCTCTCGATGAACTCGCAGGGGTACATCACTCCCGGTGAAGGCCGGGGCATCGAGATGACCGGCAACGTCACCGTCGAGGTCACTCCGCCGGATAACGGACTCTACGTCAACCAAACCTACACACGCGACCTCGACGTGACGAGCGATACCGACCTCACGGTCACGCTCGAAGACGACGCCGTGTCGTACTCCGGACAAATCCGCGAGACCGACGGCGACCCCGCAGTGAACGACGACGTAGTCGCCGCCCAACGCGCCGGACGCGACAAGTTCTCCACGACCACCGACGACACGGGGAACTTCTCGGTCCGTGCGGCCGACGAGAATCTCGCGTACGCTATCCGGTACTATCAGGGCGACCGCGACCAGCACGGGAGCGAGTTCATGCCCCGCGACGGGTCGCCCGACCTCTACACGGTGGACTTGGTCAACGGGACGAACTCGACCGACATCGGGAACACGACGCTCCCCGAGGCACACGTCCTGAACGTCTCCGTCGTGGACGCGAGCGGCGACCCCGTGCCGAACGTGACCGTGTACGTCGGTCACGTTCGCTCGGAAGACGGTATCGGTGCCGGAACCGGATTCTTCACTCCGACCGGCGAGAACGGAGCGATTTCGCCGGGTGACGCGCCCGGTATCGAGGTTCTCGGGGATGTCACAGCACGGGTCCACGCACCGGACTCCGACCGATTCGTGGACCAGATATATTCGCGGAACTTCCGCGATCTCTCGTCAGACGCTAACGTCACGTTCAGGCTACAGGAGAAGGTCGATGTCTCCGGGCAGGTCAACGCGCCGGACGGAAATCCGGTGAACGAGAGCTTCGTGTCCTTCGACAGTCCGTCGTCCAGTCGGTTCCTGTACGACTACACGAACGCCGACGGAGGGTTCACCGTCAGCGACGTTTACACCGGGCAGCCCTACAGCGCCACCTTCTTCCAAGGCTTCGGTAGCGACGACAATCCGTACCCCCACGACGGCGTTCCCGACGTGTACGCGCTGGACAGCGTGAACGCGACGGCGGACGCCGACCTCGGTCAGCTCGACCTCCCTAACGCGTCGATGTTGAACGTCCGGGTCGTAGACGAAGTTGGGAGGCCGGTGGAGAACGCGAGCGTGGACATCACCCACCATCACGCGAACGCGACGGCTCTGTTCGCCTTCACGCCGACGGACGCGGAGGGGTACATGACTCCGAGGCGGACCGGCCGTCGAGGGATGGAGTTCGCGGGCAACGTGTCGCTCGCGGTCAGTCCTCCGGAGAACAGCACGCGATTCCCGAATCAGACACAGAATAAGTCGTTCACGCTGACCGACGACCGAAACGTCACGGTCACGCTCGAAACCCCCGAACCGACCATCTCGGCGTTCGACGTGACCGCGATCGGGCAGGACACGGACGTGACCTTCGTGTCGAGCGAGCAGTTGTCGAACGTCACGGTCGGACTCGGCGGTGACGCGTCGGGGACCTTGACGCGCGCGGACTTCACGGAGAACGAATCCGGTCCCTACATCTACCGCGCAAACGTCTCTGAGGGCCAAGACGGGACGTTTGAGGCCACGCTCCTCGATGCGGAGGACGCAGACGGCAACGAGGGCGCGAGCGGACAGACAGACTCGGTGACGGTGGACCTGAACGCTCCAACGCTGTCGGTGAACCTCACTGACGCCACCGACGGCAACGGCGTCGTGAACGACGGCGACGAGGTCCGAATCGAGGCGACGGTGACCGACAACGGTAGCGACATCGACGCTGTGACCGCCGACGCGACCGAGCTGGCCGCTGGAAGCGTCACGCTTGCACACGCCAGCGGGGACACCTACGCGGCGACCGTAACGGTCGCCGACGCGGGCAACGGTACCCAGAACGTCACGGTGACGGCCACCGACGGCAACGAAAACGCGAACAGCGAGAGTGGTTCCGTCGTCGCGGATAACGCCGGAGCTAATATCCCATATTTCAATCTCCAATCATTTGTCAATCAGGAAAACGAATTAGAACTCACGTTCAACTCAGATGAGAAATTAAAAGCTACTCGTCTAACTCTGAGTGACGGCGACGGTAACGTAGTGAAAAATGTCACGAGGTTGAGTACCGACAAAAGTCTTGACTCCTACGAGTATAATACGACGTTCACCGTTTCTAGTGACGGCAGGTATCGAGCAACGTTAGAAGAAGCCACGGACGCGGCTGGCAACGAGAACTTCACCGGAACGACGACTGACACCACCACCGTCGATACGACCGCACCGACCGTCTCGAACTTCTCGGCGGAGATGTACCCCGGAAGCGTGAGAGTCTCGTTCGAGTCTAGCGAGGACTTGGACACCTCTGCGATAGCCGTCGAACTCATCAACGGGTCGGGACAGACCGCTAGCACCGTCACATCGTTCTACAAACTATCCGGGACGTACCGCGCCCAACACGACATACCAAGCGGTCTCGACGAGACGTGGACCGCGAATCTGACGCGGGCAGAGGACAACCACGGCAACGACGGCGCTGACGGACAGACCGACACGACGCCCGCCGATACGACCGCGCCGAACATCTCGGACCTCGACGCGACGCTCGACGACGAGACGGTGACAGTCACCTTCGACTCGGACGAACCGCTGAACCAGACGTTGACGACAGTGACGGTCACGAACGCGAACCAGAGCGAGGTCGCAACGCTCGAATCCTTCGAGGTGTCCGGGTCGTACACCTACACCGCGACCTACGAGGTGCAGTCCCGCGTAGAGGAGTCTCACACGGTCGAACTAACATCCGTCTCCGACCGTTACTGGAACGGGGCCACCTACGACCCAGTGGCGAACGTCGAGGTCGATACGCGCGCGCCGACGGTGGCGAACTTCGATGTCGTCGCCGACGGACAGAACGTTGACGTGGTCCTCGACACCGACGAGGACCTGAGCGAACTGAACGTCTCGCTCGGCGGCGACGCCGACGGAACGCTCTCGCTCGCGGCGTTCGACGAGACGTACGACTCCGCTTCGAACCTGTACACCTACCGCGCGAACGTCTCGGCGGGTCGGGACGGAACGTTCGAGGCGACGCTCCGGAACGCCACCGACGACGATGGGAACGTCCGCGTGAGGGGCCAGACCGACTCGGTCACGGTGGACGTGACTGCTCCGACGTTATCCGTGAACCTCACCGACGCCACCGACGGCGACGGCGTCGTGAACGACGGCGACGAAGTCCGAATTGAGACGACGGCGACCGACAGCGACACCGGCGTGGACTCCGTGACTGCCGACGCGACCGGTCTCGGCGCTGGTAGCGTCACGCTCGCACACGCCAGCGGGGACACCTACGCGGCGACCGTGACGGTTGCCGACGCGGGCAACGGCACCCGGACCGTCACAGTGACGGCCACCGACGGCAACGAAAACGCGAACAGCGAGGATGATTCGGTCGTCGCGGATAACGAAGCGCCACACATACGTCAGCTAGATATCTCCTCGTACGACTCGGAAAAGAGTGTTGAGATTTCGCTCGTTACAGAGGAAGAACTCGATACTCTTCGTCTATCTCTCGCTGAGAGCGACGGAAATGTACTCAAATCGCTTGAAAAGAATGATATGGCGGTCCGAGACGTTTCTGTTGGATACAAATATCAGTTCTCTAACGTTACGGATAACGACGGCACGTATCGAGCAACGTTAGAAGAAGCCACGGACGCGGCTGGTAACGAGAACTTCACCGGAGCGACGACTGACACCACCACCGTCGATACGACCGCACCGACCATCTCGAACTTCTCGGCGAAGATGTACCCCGGAAGCGTGAGGGTCTCGCTCGACTCCAGCGAGGAACTGAATACCTCTGCACTGGCCGTCGAACTGACCGACGCGTCGGGCCAGACCGTTGGCACCGTCTCGTCGTTCTCCAGATACGGCGAGACGTATTACGCCCAGTACGACGTGTCGAGCGGTCTCGACGAGACATGGACTGCGACCCTGACGCGGGCAGAGGACGACGACGGCAACGACGGCGCTGACGGACAGACCGACACGACGCCCGCCGATACGACCGCGCCGAACATCTCGGACCTTGACGCGACGTTCGCCGACGAGATGGTGACAGTCACCTTCGACTCGGACGAACCGCTGAACCAGACGTTGACGACGGTGACGGTCACGAACGCGAACCAGAGCGAGGTCGCAACGCTCGAATCCTTCGAGGTGTCCGGGTCGTACACCTACACCGCGACCTACGAGGTGCAGTCCCGCGTAGAGGAGTCTCACACGGTCGAACTAACATCCGTCTCCGACCGTTACTGGAACGGGGCCACCTACGACCCAGTGGCAAACGTCGAGGTCGATACGCGCGCGCCGACGGTGGCGAACTTCGATGTCGTCGCCGACGGACAGAACGTTGACGTGGTCCTCGACACCGACGAGGACCTGAGCGAACTGAACGTCTCGCTCGGCGGCGACGCCGACGGAACGCTCTCGCTCGCGGCGTTCGACGAGACGTACGACTCCGCTTCGAACCTGTACACCTACCGCGCGAACGTCTCGGCGGGTCGGGGCGGAACGTTCGAGGCGACGCTCCGGAACGCCACCGACGACGACGGGAACGTCCGCGTGAGGGGCCAGACCGACTCGGTGTTCGTCGATGTGACTGCGCCGACCGTCAACACCCGACTGGTCTCTGTCGGAACCACGAACGGGTGGCACACCTCGGCCGTCGAGGTCAACGTCTCGGCGTTCGACGCCACGTCAGGCGTCGCCGAAACGGAGTACCGCGTGGGCGGCGACTGGCAGACTTACGACGGCAACGTCACCATGTCCGCGGACGGACGCCACACCGTCGAGTACCGAAGCACCGACGAAGTCGGAAACGCCGAAACAGGCTCCGTCTCGTTCAAAATCGACACGTTCACGCCGACGACGAGCCTCACGACCAACGTCACCGAAAACCGTCGAGGCTGGTACACCTCCGACGTGAACGTCACGCTCTCGGCAGTCGAACGGCCCGGCGGCCTGAACGCGACGAAGTACCGCCTCAACGGCTCGGAGCAGTGGACCGAGTACGACGAGAGCGAGGGCATCGAACTCACGACCGACGGCGAGTACACCGTCGAGTTCTACAGCGTGGACGAGGCGGGCAACCGCGAGACCACGCAGTCCGAGACCATCAAGATTGACACCCAGAAGCCGACGGTCAGCGGGACGCACCTGTCGAACCGAACCGAAATCCTGCCCGAACACGGAGTTCCGGTCACGGTCAACGCGACCGACAACATCGGCGTCGCGGAAATCGAGGTCGGCGGCGACCGAATCGGGACGGACGGCGACGGCTTCGCTCAGGCGGCGTCCCCGCTCGGCAACCACACCTTCGAGGTGGTCGTCCGCGACGCGGCGGGCAACGAGAAGGTCGTGCAGACCGCCGAGTACAGCGTCGGGCAGAATGTCGAGATGAGCGAGACGGCAAACGACACGCTCGCGGCCGAGACGAACGACACGAACGTCAACGAGGTGTCCATCGAGACGAAGACCGACACCGGCGAGGCGAACGTGACGGTCGGGACGGCGACGACGAACCCGGACCCGGAACGGACCGTCACGAACGGGACCTCCCTGTACTTCCCACAGATAGACACCTCGGTGTCGAACGACAACATCGGTAACGCGACGGTCACGGTGACCGTCGAGCAGTCGCGCGTCCGCCAGCGGTACATCACGCCCGGCACGGTGAAGTTCTGGGTCGAAGAGGAGAACGAATCGACGGGATGGGAGAAAGTTGACGCCGAGCGCGTTGACGCCAGCGAGACCGACGGCACGTACACCTACGAAATCGAGGCCCCGCACTTCTCGACGTACGCCATCACCGGCGAACAGGAATCGACGCCGCCGACTGCCTCGCTCGCCGTGGCGACTGACGACCTCACGCCGGGCGACGTGACCCTCTCGGGGTCGTACGCCGACGACTACTCCGGCGTGGACCCGGCGAACGTCACGCTCCGGTTCGAGGGCGAGAATGGCGGCGAGGATGTGACGAGTGAGGCGACGGTGACCGACGGGGAGGTTTCGTTCACCCGGAACCTCTCGGCGGGGAGCTACGAGGCCGCGCTCGTCGTGACCGACGACGCGGGCAACTCGCTCCCGGAACCCGAGACGGTCTCGTTCACGGTCGCTAACGAGTCCTCGGTCGGAAGCGACGGCGGTAGCTCCGGCGGCGGAGGCGGTGGCGGCGGTGGCGCGGTAGACATCCCGGTGCCGGACGTGCGCGACGACGTGACCGACCTGTCCCCGAGCGGTTTCCGAGGGAAGATTCTCAGCGCCCGGTCGGACTCGCCCGGTCGGCTTTCGCCCGAGGGCGGCGTCTCGGCGGGCGACCTGACCGTTCGGCGGGTGTCGATTCGTCCGAGTAGCGAGGACCCCGTCTCGGAGTTCTACGTTGACGCCAGCGTCGCCGCGAGCGCACCGGGTGGCGCGGGCGCGCCCGACGTGCCGACGCTCGGCTACGTCGAGGTGGCGACGACCGACCTCTCCGCCTCGGCGCTCGAACGCGCGGGCGTCAAATTCTCGGTGCCCGCGAGCGCGGCCGCCGCACCGGAGAACGTCGCGCTCTACCGACTCTCCGGAGAGTCGTGGGAGGCGGTCGAGACCGAAGTGGTCGAGACCGGCGGCGGGCAGTACGTCCTGCGCGGCACGGCCGCGTCTACCGGCACCTTCGCGGTCGGCGTCCGGAGCGGCGCGCTCTCGGTGACCGACGCGTCGGTCGGCGCGACGAGCGTCGAACCGGGCGAGCGCGTCGAAGTCACCGCGACCGTCGAAAACGACGGGTCGGGCACCGCCAGCGACACCGCGGCGGTCTCGGTGGACGGCGAAGTCGTCGCCGAGAAGAGCGTCGAACTCGCGGGCGGCGAGTCGAAGCGCCTCACCTTCGAGGTGGCGCTTGACTTGCCGGGCGAGCGGGAACTCGCGGTTGACGGCGAATCGGCCGGGTTGGTCTCGGTCGCTGACAACGGGACCGACGCCGGGTCGGGCGACGCCGACGGGACGGCCAGCGAGACGACGGACGGCGGCAGTGGCTCTATTCCCGGATTCGGCGTCTCAACTGCGCTGGCCGCGCTACTAGCCGGTCTGGTCGCCGCGCGTCGGCGACTCGACTGA
- a CDS encoding AAA family ATPase, whose product MRVIGTVGLPGSGKGEAASVAEEHGIPVVTMGDVIRAECRDRGLDPAEHHGEIAGALREENGPDAIAQRSLPIIEDELDANETVLVDGIRAGVEAERFEEAFGDDFTLVSIHAPFEVRADRVQSRGRDATDAETLRERDERERGFGMDEAIARADAEIDNTATLEAFHEKIRALLAEGVEGLERERAQEA is encoded by the coding sequence ATGAGAGTAATCGGAACCGTGGGTCTACCGGGGAGCGGCAAGGGCGAGGCCGCCTCGGTCGCCGAGGAACACGGGATTCCCGTCGTGACGATGGGCGACGTGATTCGCGCGGAGTGCCGTGACCGGGGACTGGACCCTGCCGAACACCACGGCGAAATCGCGGGCGCGCTCCGCGAGGAGAACGGTCCGGACGCCATCGCCCAGCGCTCGCTCCCGATTATCGAGGACGAACTCGACGCGAACGAGACCGTCCTCGTGGACGGCATCCGGGCGGGCGTCGAAGCCGAGCGCTTTGAGGAGGCCTTTGGCGACGACTTCACGCTGGTCAGCATCCACGCGCCGTTCGAGGTCCGGGCCGACCGCGTCCAGTCGCGGGGACGAGACGCCACCGACGCCGAGACCCTGCGCGAGCGCGACGAGCGCGAGCGCGGGTTCGGCATGGACGAAGCCATCGCCCGCGCCGACGCCGAGATAGACAACACCGCGACGCTGGAGGCGTTCCACGAGAAGATTCGCGCCCTGCTGGCCGAGGGCGTCGAAGGACTCGAACGCGAACGCGCACAGGAGGCCTGA
- a CDS encoding RNA-binding domain-containing protein, protein MIYSIDVQITAPVKDTEIADRVSTAVANVFPGAEPEERHGEVVAEVHSLDHFSELLHRQEILDTARGEFFSTRRGDTFAFDLKKQAAFEGVVNFAVGNPDELGDIHVRVRVEQPSVEEFIDHIAPPTEEGKPVTQDDFE, encoded by the coding sequence ATGATTTACAGCATCGACGTGCAGATTACGGCACCCGTCAAGGACACCGAAATCGCCGACCGCGTTTCGACCGCCGTCGCCAACGTCTTCCCTGGTGCGGAACCCGAGGAACGGCACGGCGAAGTCGTCGCGGAGGTCCACTCGCTCGACCACTTCTCGGAACTGCTCCACCGCCAAGAGATACTCGACACCGCTCGCGGGGAGTTTTTCAGCACGCGGCGCGGCGACACCTTCGCGTTCGACCTGAAGAAGCAGGCGGCCTTCGAGGGCGTCGTCAACTTCGCGGTCGGCAACCCCGACGAACTCGGCGACATCCACGTCCGGGTTCGCGTCGAGCAACCGTCCGTCGAGGAGTTCATCGACCACATCGCGCCGCCGACGGAGGAGGGGAAACCCGTCACGCAGGACGACTTCGAGTAA